The following coding sequences are from one Vibrio syngnathi window:
- a CDS encoding GNAT family N-acetyltransferase: MTSALNAQDSMENGTTLETSTSIEIRLDDLSGGEVIVLLEEHLADMYATSPAESVHALDLDGLKSPEITFFSAWKDSQLLGCVAIKELDTQHAELKSMRTSQFARKSGVASKLLQHVLDTATARQYRRISLETGSEDYFKPARNLYQKFGFGYCEPFADYVLDPHSQFMSVELR; this comes from the coding sequence ATGACATCAGCATTAAATGCACAGGATTCAATGGAAAATGGAACAACATTGGAAACCAGTACTTCAATAGAAATTAGGCTTGATGATTTATCGGGTGGGGAAGTCATTGTGCTACTTGAAGAGCACCTTGCCGATATGTACGCAACTTCGCCAGCCGAAAGCGTTCATGCATTAGATCTGGATGGGCTCAAGTCGCCAGAGATTACCTTTTTCAGCGCTTGGAAAGACAGCCAACTGCTTGGGTGTGTCGCCATTAAAGAGCTTGATACACAACACGCTGAACTCAAATCGATGAGAACCTCGCAGTTTGCAAGAAAGTCCGGTGTCGCAAGCAAGCTATTGCAACACGTTTTGGATACGGCGACCGCTCGCCAGTATCGACGCATTAGCCTAGAAACAGGATCGGAAGACTACTTTAAGCCAGCGCGTAATTTGTATCAAAAATTTGGCTTCGGTTACTGTGAACCTTTTGCTGATTATGTGTTAGATCCTCACAGTCAGTTCATGAGTGTTGAGTTACGTTAA
- the sbcD gene encoding exonuclease subunit SbcD: MKILHTSDWHLGQNFYNKSRKNEHEQFLQWLLEQVTEHDIDAIIVAGDIFDTSTPPSYAREMYNKFVVDSNKIGCQLVLLGGNHDSVSVLKETQQLLKYMGADVIPNTNEDHATQVVELKGKNGDVEALVCAIPFIRPRDVLTSQAGVTGVERQKQLGDAIKQHYQSVYDAAVEKRATFENSEHMPIIATGHLTAMGVQQSDSVRDIYVGNLDGFAADGFPDADYIALGHIHRPQVVAKREYIRYCGSPIPLSFDELKSQKQVCVVEFIEGERTISQLPVPTFQPLAEIKGDLSEIESQLNQYIGLDSDQSVWLSIEVQAQDYLSDLQERMRALTEGLNVEVLQLRRARERRNQALEQESAETLSELSPMDVFTKRIALEEFETDSEKARLERMTVKFKQVMVEVSESAQAPNKVEE, translated from the coding sequence ATGAAGATTCTTCACACGTCAGATTGGCACCTTGGCCAAAACTTCTACAATAAAAGCCGTAAGAATGAACATGAACAGTTCTTACAATGGTTACTTGAGCAAGTTACAGAGCACGACATCGACGCGATCATTGTTGCTGGCGACATTTTCGATACCAGCACACCGCCGAGTTACGCTCGTGAGATGTATAACAAGTTCGTGGTCGATTCGAACAAGATCGGCTGCCAATTGGTGTTATTAGGTGGAAATCACGATTCCGTTTCTGTATTAAAAGAGACACAACAGCTGCTCAAATACATGGGCGCAGACGTAATTCCTAATACCAATGAAGATCATGCGACTCAGGTTGTCGAACTAAAAGGCAAGAACGGCGATGTAGAAGCGCTGGTTTGTGCCATTCCTTTTATTCGCCCTCGCGATGTATTGACTAGTCAGGCGGGTGTCACTGGCGTTGAGCGTCAGAAGCAGCTTGGCGATGCAATCAAACAGCACTACCAAAGTGTTTATGATGCCGCTGTAGAAAAACGTGCGACGTTTGAAAACAGTGAGCACATGCCGATTATCGCTACGGGTCATTTAACGGCGATGGGCGTTCAACAATCGGATTCGGTACGCGACATCTATGTTGGTAACCTTGATGGTTTTGCCGCTGATGGCTTCCCAGACGCAGATTATATTGCACTTGGTCATATCCACCGCCCACAAGTGGTAGCAAAGCGTGAATACATTCGTTACTGCGGCTCACCAATTCCATTAAGCTTTGATGAACTTAAATCTCAAAAGCAGGTATGTGTGGTTGAGTTTATTGAGGGCGAGCGCACCATTTCTCAATTGCCAGTTCCAACGTTCCAACCCCTAGCTGAAATCAAAGGCGACTTGAGCGAGATCGAATCTCAACTGAATCAATATATAGGCTTAGATAGCGACCAAAGCGTGTGGTTATCGATAGAAGTGCAAGCGCAAGATTACTTGTCGGATCTTCAAGAACGTATGCGCGCACTAACCGAAGGTTTGAATGTGGAAGTGCTTCAATTGCGCCGCGCAAGAGAACGCCGTAACCAAGCTTTAGAGCAAGAGTCGGCAGAAACACTGTCAGAATTGAGCCCGATGGACGTGTTTACGAAGCGTATTGCCTTAGAAGAATTTGAAACCGATTCTGAAAAAGCGCGTTTAGAGCGCATGACGGTGAAGTTTAAACAAGTGATGGTTGAAGTGTCTGAGAGCGCTCAAGCGCCAAACAAAGTAGAAGAGTAA
- a CDS encoding TonB-dependent receptor domain-containing protein, translating to MSEKSLLIRKSLLVRKHLIVRKPLLIRKPLSIAVAVICTSLSANVLAQEKPQATDEQMVVTATRTEMALKQAPASMSVITAQDIEDSPGITLADIVAESTSVESDFDSTRAGRQMISIRGMDSDYTLIMVNGRRLSSASAIIRGNDFDLSTIPAESIERVEIIRGPMSALYGSDGMGGTINIITKAPENDWSSTINMDTSSPLDGDGGEEYSVGFTTSGALIDDELFARFSLNQTSRDAWQPYTGNGRENITALEERDTLSLLANLAWNVTDNQTIDLDLGYSDDKRDGLAEHATGSNLVDSKVVRNSQAITHSGFWSWGDTQVRYSRENVTDNDAADLGNNYSSDVEELTQIVEASATTYLGESHTVTFGMDYQLSELTNKENLINGTSEAYQGALFVQDQWLMTEQLTATIGGRLDKHEWYGEEFSPRVYLVHQTTNDLIIKGGVGKAFKAPSLTQNQADYTVNSCKGACDLYGNENLKPETSLNYEIAAIYNQPRWNVEGALFRNEINDLIDRDETYCENGGVFESGKGCADSSSSTGYVKGKRTYTNVSEAVVQGAELTGQFQITDEWGVSGNYTFLDTEDKSTGEELLERYKHSGLVKLNWSPTFDLNTFISARYRGERNIESDLKQDAYTTLSIGTVYNVNDSVRLRAGITNLTDEAVSQELESMGYVEEPRTYYVGMTADF from the coding sequence ATGTCTGAGAAATCTCTTCTGATTCGCAAGTCTCTTTTGGTTCGCAAACACCTTATAGTTCGCAAGCCTCTTTTGATTCGTAAACCCCTTTCGATCGCAGTAGCTGTTATTTGTACCTCACTTTCGGCTAACGTGTTAGCGCAAGAAAAACCGCAAGCTACAGATGAACAAATGGTTGTTACGGCAACTCGTACTGAAATGGCTCTAAAGCAAGCGCCAGCGTCAATGTCGGTTATCACAGCTCAAGACATCGAAGATAGCCCTGGTATCACCTTGGCAGATATCGTTGCTGAATCAACGAGTGTGGAATCTGATTTTGATAGCACACGCGCTGGCCGTCAGATGATCTCTATTCGTGGTATGGATTCAGACTACACGCTTATCATGGTTAACGGCCGCCGTTTAAGTTCAGCAAGTGCCATCATCCGTGGTAACGATTTCGATCTTTCCACTATTCCTGCTGAATCAATCGAACGCGTTGAAATCATCCGCGGCCCAATGTCTGCACTTTATGGTTCAGATGGCATGGGTGGCACAATCAACATCATCACCAAAGCTCCGGAAAATGACTGGAGCTCAACGATTAATATGGACACTTCATCTCCATTAGACGGAGATGGTGGGGAAGAATATTCAGTTGGTTTTACCACGTCCGGTGCATTGATTGATGATGAATTGTTTGCACGTTTCTCGTTAAATCAAACCTCGCGTGACGCATGGCAGCCGTATACAGGTAATGGTCGAGAGAACATTACCGCTCTTGAAGAGCGCGACACCTTAAGTTTGCTAGCCAACCTGGCGTGGAATGTTACAGACAACCAAACGATTGATTTAGATCTTGGCTATAGTGACGATAAACGTGATGGTTTAGCCGAACACGCTACAGGTTCTAACCTAGTCGATAGTAAGGTGGTACGTAACAGTCAAGCGATTACACACAGCGGCTTTTGGAGCTGGGGTGATACACAAGTTCGTTACTCTCGTGAAAACGTGACAGATAATGATGCAGCTGATCTAGGTAACAATTACAGTAGTGATGTAGAAGAGCTAACTCAAATAGTAGAAGCATCAGCGACGACTTATCTTGGTGAGAGTCACACCGTAACTTTTGGTATGGACTACCAGTTGAGCGAATTAACCAACAAAGAAAACTTGATCAACGGTACATCAGAAGCGTACCAAGGTGCCTTGTTTGTTCAAGACCAGTGGCTGATGACTGAACAACTCACCGCAACCATTGGTGGACGTTTAGATAAGCACGAATGGTACGGTGAAGAATTCAGTCCGCGTGTGTACTTGGTTCACCAAACGACCAATGATCTCATCATCAAAGGTGGTGTGGGTAAGGCTTTCAAAGCACCTTCGTTGACTCAAAACCAAGCCGACTACACAGTTAATAGCTGCAAGGGAGCGTGCGATTTATATGGCAACGAAAACCTGAAGCCTGAAACGAGCTTGAACTATGAAATTGCAGCAATATACAACCAACCACGTTGGAATGTTGAAGGTGCCTTGTTCCGCAACGAAATCAACGATCTTATTGATCGCGATGAAACCTACTGCGAGAACGGCGGAGTGTTTGAATCGGGTAAAGGGTGCGCGGACAGTTCTAGCTCTACTGGCTATGTGAAAGGCAAGCGTACTTATACCAATGTATCTGAGGCGGTGGTTCAAGGTGCTGAACTTACGGGTCAATTCCAGATTACCGATGAGTGGGGCGTGTCTGGTAACTACACCTTCTTAGACACAGAAGATAAGTCAACGGGTGAAGAACTGCTTGAGCGTTACAAGCATTCAGGTTTAGTTAAACTGAACTGGAGCCCGACTTTCGACTTAAATACGTTCATTAGTGCGCGCTACCGTGGCGAGCGTAATATCGAAAGCGACTTAAAGCAAGACGCATACACAACACTGAGCATCGGTACTGTGTATAACGTTAATGACTCTGTTCGACTACGCGCTGGTATTACTAACTTGACTGATGAAGCTGTATCTCAAGAGCTAGAGAGCATGGGTTATGTTGAAGAGCCACGTACTTACTACGTAGGTATGACAGCGGACTTCTAA
- a CDS encoding LysE/ArgO family amino acid transporter, translating into MPTYFSGFTLGLSLILAIGSQNAFVLKQGLKNQHVLAVCAVCAISDALLISFGVTGFGAIVKQFPQIEQFARYGGATFLGVYSFLSFRSAFTENHALEASAENKDSLTKAIAMCLAFTWLNPHVYLDTVVLLGSISTQYQPNQMLFGAGAVSASFVFFFSLGYGARFLAPMFKNPRAWKVLEFVVGVIMASIAISLIV; encoded by the coding sequence ATGCCGACTTATTTTTCAGGTTTTACTCTTGGGCTTTCGCTTATCCTCGCGATCGGATCTCAAAATGCATTTGTTTTAAAGCAAGGGCTTAAGAACCAACACGTATTGGCAGTTTGCGCTGTGTGTGCTATTTCTGATGCCTTACTCATTAGTTTTGGTGTGACAGGCTTTGGTGCAATCGTTAAGCAGTTCCCACAAATTGAACAGTTCGCCCGTTATGGTGGGGCTACCTTTTTAGGTGTTTACTCATTTTTGAGTTTTCGCTCAGCATTTACCGAAAACCATGCATTAGAAGCCAGTGCAGAAAACAAAGACTCGTTAACCAAAGCGATTGCAATGTGTTTGGCGTTCACTTGGCTTAATCCGCATGTGTATTTGGATACTGTGGTATTGCTGGGTTCTATTTCAACTCAATATCAACCTAATCAAATGTTGTTTGGCGCTGGTGCCGTATCGGCGTCGTTTGTGTTCTTCTTTTCGCTTGGATATGGCGCACGCTTCTTGGCTCCAATGTTTAAGAACCCGAGAGCGTGGAAGGTATTGGAATTTGTCGTTGGGGTCATTATGGCTTCTATTGCAATATCTTTGATCGTTTAG
- a CDS encoding acetyltransferase, with protein MHYDVFNGDADGIIALLQLRLSEPRESVLVTGVKRDIKLVSQVASQIIEPGTPNEVSSVTVLDVSMEKNLPALRSLLDANIDVFYCDHHRTGDVPISDHLETLIDTAPESCTSLLINQKLKGAHVAWAIAAAFGDNLKTVAAQLADENGFEQSQIEFLEELGTLVNYNGYGTSLSDLHFTPVELYQTLYQYPNPFDLLDDTDSVFYRLRAAYQNDRQQLSNLAPIYESAVTRVFELPGETWARRISGVFGNEIVNQDPNRAQAVLTKNQDGESYTVSLRAPLSNRTGADEICSSFVTGGGRKAAAGINQLSELDRGNFISLLDAYYSPSVER; from the coding sequence ATGCACTACGACGTATTCAATGGAGACGCAGACGGTATTATCGCCTTGTTACAACTGCGATTAAGTGAACCGAGAGAGAGCGTACTCGTGACCGGTGTAAAGCGTGATATTAAGTTAGTTTCTCAAGTTGCCAGTCAAATCATAGAGCCTGGCACACCAAATGAGGTCTCTTCCGTTACTGTTCTTGATGTGTCGATGGAGAAAAACCTGCCAGCATTGCGCTCACTGTTAGATGCCAATATCGATGTGTTTTATTGCGATCACCATCGAACAGGGGACGTACCAATCTCTGATCATTTAGAGACTCTGATTGATACAGCGCCAGAGAGCTGCACGAGTTTACTGATTAACCAGAAGCTGAAAGGTGCACACGTAGCCTGGGCAATCGCGGCGGCCTTTGGTGACAATTTAAAAACAGTGGCCGCACAGCTAGCAGATGAAAATGGATTCGAGCAATCACAAATTGAGTTCTTAGAAGAGCTAGGTACCTTGGTTAATTACAACGGCTACGGTACATCACTGAGCGATTTGCACTTCACGCCAGTTGAGCTCTACCAAACCCTTTATCAATATCCGAATCCGTTTGATCTTTTGGATGACACAGACTCGGTGTTTTATCGATTACGAGCGGCTTACCAAAATGACCGCCAGCAACTATCAAACCTTGCCCCTATTTATGAAAGTGCAGTAACACGTGTGTTTGAACTGCCTGGTGAGACTTGGGCAAGGCGTATCAGCGGTGTATTTGGCAATGAGATCGTGAATCAAGATCCAAACCGAGCACAAGCAGTATTAACGAAAAACCAAGATGGCGAATCTTATACAGTTAGTCTAAGAGCACCACTATCTAATAGAACGGGCGCAGACGAAATTTGCTCAAGCTTTGTAACTGGCGGAGGGAGGAAAGCAGCGGCTGGTATTAATCAACTTAGTGAGCTTGATAGAGGGAATTTCATTTCACTGTTGGACGCTTATTATTCGCCGAGTGTTGAGCGCTAA
- a CDS encoding porin family protein, with amino-acid sequence MLKSSFLLGLVGLVSLPTFAADIEGGPYIGAGLGVYQDSDTDGGADLDAESMGYSLYGGYQFNRIVGIELGYTDYADYELLGKKKLSPTALSVAANVGYTFDNSIRPFVTAGLSYVDLNSSNGAYYGDDSGTGFHFGIGVEYTPVENLTLRLISQADAVNIETYTYSFNGNKLRTSSRDVAFSTVTLGASYNF; translated from the coding sequence ATGCTTAAATCATCATTTCTATTGGGTCTAGTCGGCTTGGTTTCACTCCCTACATTCGCTGCTGATATTGAAGGTGGTCCATACATTGGTGCTGGCCTTGGTGTATATCAAGATTCAGACACTGACGGTGGCGCTGATTTAGATGCTGAAAGCATGGGGTACAGCCTTTACGGTGGTTATCAATTTAACCGCATTGTTGGTATTGAGCTTGGTTACACGGATTACGCTGACTATGAACTATTGGGCAAAAAGAAGCTTTCACCAACGGCTCTTTCTGTTGCTGCAAACGTAGGTTACACATTTGATAATTCAATTCGTCCGTTTGTAACAGCAGGTTTGAGCTATGTTGATCTGAACTCTAGTAACGGCGCTTACTATGGCGACGATTCGGGTACAGGCTTCCATTTTGGTATTGGTGTTGAATACACGCCTGTAGAAAACCTAACACTTCGTCTGATCTCGCAAGCAGATGCTGTGAATATTGAAACTTACACCTACAGTTTCAATGGCAACAAACTCCGTACAAGTAGCAGAGATGTAGCGTTTAGCACAGTAACATTGGGCGCTTCTTACAATTTCTAA
- a CDS encoding LysR family transcriptional regulator, which yields MNLAQVDLNLLVILKHLLEEKHVSNTALALDMSQPTVSRSLQKLRTVFNDDLLVRAAYGYELTPKAEVIKQDLNSVLARLEKLVHGDVFEPQTSNSTVRFFGLVPQVSHLLPKVVTQIRKQAPNMTIDIDSIPKRHFEPLLSGDAHFVLSTHEPLSSEQNLYRMFVISRDYRLLMSKDHPLADKEITVDDLLNSQLGQISLQGDKKLSIESRFKDLGLIDKQRQLSIPIQLSNFNVAPDMAEATDIIFHLPTPFAQQAAKQRNLVCKRVPKAIRSPSEDVYLYWHKRFHNDPMCRWIRELFKETYS from the coding sequence ATGAATCTTGCCCAAGTTGACCTAAACCTACTCGTCATTCTTAAACACCTTCTTGAAGAGAAGCACGTATCAAACACTGCGTTGGCGCTGGATATGAGCCAACCGACGGTGAGTCGTTCGCTACAAAAACTACGAACGGTATTCAACGATGATTTATTGGTACGCGCAGCCTATGGTTATGAGTTAACCCCGAAAGCAGAAGTCATTAAGCAAGATCTCAACTCCGTTCTCGCACGTTTAGAGAAACTGGTTCACGGAGACGTATTTGAACCGCAGACGAGCAATAGTACCGTTCGGTTCTTTGGCTTGGTTCCACAAGTGTCGCATTTGTTACCAAAAGTCGTCACGCAGATCCGCAAGCAAGCGCCGAACATGACTATTGATATAGATTCAATCCCTAAACGTCACTTTGAACCTTTGCTATCGGGAGATGCTCACTTTGTACTGTCGACGCATGAGCCGTTAAGCTCAGAACAAAATCTGTATCGAATGTTCGTGATCAGCCGCGATTATCGGTTATTAATGAGCAAAGACCACCCGTTAGCAGATAAAGAGATCACCGTTGATGATTTATTGAATAGCCAACTCGGCCAGATCTCACTGCAAGGGGATAAAAAGCTCTCGATTGAAAGTCGTTTCAAAGATTTGGGCTTGATCGATAAGCAGCGTCAGTTATCAATACCTATCCAACTGTCTAACTTTAACGTCGCACCAGATATGGCTGAAGCGACCGATATCATCTTTCACCTACCAACTCCTTTCGCTCAACAAGCAGCAAAACAGAGAAACCTTGTTTGTAAACGCGTACCCAAAGCGATCAGGAGCCCATCAGAAGATGTGTATCTCTACTGGCATAAACGTTTCCACAATGACCCTATGTGTCGTTGGATTCGTGAACTATTTAAAGAGACATACTCCTAA
- a CDS encoding class I SAM-dependent DNA methyltransferase: MSATISSNALYTDLSGYYDLMCVDIDYQAQSNCVRRLHQIFGNGGKTHLDLACGTGPHVHHFIDFGYQSNGLDLNAPMLDIAQVRCPEANFSVQNMSNFEVSEPLDLITCFLYSIHYNDGIERLKECIASVHRALKPEGVFCFNVVDKEKISNDLFVRHTANQEHDDFTFRSGWYYSGEGSKQTLKLSIEKTTAGETQIWNDEHPMVAFSFKELIEILKPYFEVHIFEHDYDKLLPWDSKSGNALVTCVKI; encoded by the coding sequence ATGTCAGCTACTATTTCTTCCAACGCACTTTATACCGACCTATCCGGTTACTACGATTTAATGTGTGTTGATATTGACTATCAAGCGCAAAGTAACTGCGTACGTAGGCTACATCAAATTTTCGGAAATGGTGGAAAGACTCACCTCGACTTAGCTTGTGGCACTGGTCCACACGTTCATCACTTTATCGATTTTGGTTACCAAAGCAATGGACTCGATCTCAACGCGCCAATGCTTGATATCGCTCAAGTTCGTTGTCCTGAAGCAAATTTTTCGGTTCAGAACATGAGTAACTTTGAAGTCTCGGAGCCACTCGACTTGATCACCTGTTTTTTGTATTCAATCCATTACAACGACGGTATTGAGAGGCTAAAAGAGTGCATTGCAAGCGTGCACCGAGCTTTGAAACCCGAAGGTGTCTTCTGCTTCAACGTGGTTGATAAAGAGAAGATCAGCAATGACTTGTTTGTTCGACATACTGCAAACCAAGAACACGATGACTTTACCTTTCGCTCAGGTTGGTATTACTCCGGCGAAGGTAGCAAGCAAACGTTAAAGCTAAGCATCGAAAAAACGACTGCCGGTGAAACTCAGATATGGAATGACGAACATCCGATGGTGGCATTCTCGTTTAAGGAATTGATCGAGATATTGAAGCCCTACTTCGAGGTTCATATTTTTGAGCACGATTATGACAAGCTGCTGCCTTGGGATAGCAAATCAGGTAATGCTTTGGTCACTTGTGTAAAAATCTAG
- a CDS encoding methyl-accepting chemotaxis protein, translating into MISLLFTTSQFADTTAQMSEAKQITKELEVRLLNLRRNEKDFLLRSDMKYLDKFDVNYNKFLASESELNAVLNDLGLANSTHLREDIETYHTSFVNLVKANQVYGLARDKGLLGEFHAVLDNISASASAEQKIELYFFNDLIEKGEFDPSVLSITSNTGSSAALIDAARQVVDQKRVIGLKHNEGLLGQARSGSHAIETQFKEFSAVLDQETQQEMDKLSLINNTLCVTLLVAIILFSWLIVRSIIGKIESLLTVIRNIVDSNDVSIRATENGKDELGTLGEYFNQLLDQLEGLIATSQSKSHQLTQSTSSMHDELESVIKQFEVQANHTSTMTTSVQEMVLTIGEISESTSVAAEGVHQAKMNADKGREVVVDTINNITQLSERLSSSQDSISSLNHHVDQIGSAVNIIQGIAEQTNLLALNAAIEAARAGEQGRGFAVVADEVRALASRTHQSTTEITSVVTAIQSQMNASMTEIGECNQQGQLTLKDSEELDASLQLILSDMESIQGNSERIASAIEEQGAVMAQVSDSITELNTISNDNNASAQHCLVEVDKVAEQANDMDQAVAQFKTS; encoded by the coding sequence ATGATTTCATTGTTGTTTACCACATCGCAATTTGCAGACACCACAGCTCAAATGAGCGAAGCCAAACAAATCACCAAAGAACTTGAAGTGCGACTACTTAATCTTCGCCGTAACGAGAAAGATTTCTTGCTGCGTAGTGATATGAAATACCTCGACAAGTTTGACGTAAACTACAACAAATTCTTAGCGTCTGAATCTGAGCTTAATGCTGTGCTGAATGATTTGGGTTTGGCCAACAGTACGCATTTGCGTGAAGATATCGAAACGTACCACACAAGCTTTGTTAACCTTGTTAAAGCCAACCAAGTGTATGGACTAGCACGAGACAAAGGCTTGCTTGGAGAATTTCATGCTGTACTCGATAACATAAGTGCTTCAGCAAGCGCTGAACAAAAAATCGAACTGTATTTCTTCAATGATCTGATTGAAAAGGGCGAGTTCGACCCAAGTGTACTGTCTATTACTTCTAATACAGGAAGCTCAGCTGCTTTGATAGACGCAGCTCGTCAAGTAGTGGATCAGAAACGAGTGATAGGGTTAAAGCACAACGAAGGTCTGCTTGGGCAAGCTCGTTCGGGTTCTCATGCTATCGAAACTCAATTTAAAGAATTCTCAGCGGTATTGGACCAAGAAACCCAACAAGAGATGGACAAGCTATCGCTGATCAACAACACCCTTTGCGTCACACTGTTAGTGGCGATCATTCTATTCAGCTGGTTAATCGTGCGTTCAATCATCGGTAAGATTGAATCTCTACTTACTGTGATCCGTAATATTGTCGACTCGAACGACGTGTCTATTCGTGCGACGGAGAATGGCAAAGACGAACTCGGTACGCTAGGCGAATACTTCAATCAACTGCTAGACCAACTTGAAGGGTTGATTGCGACGTCTCAATCTAAGTCACATCAGTTGACACAAAGTACGTCGAGCATGCATGACGAGCTGGAATCGGTCATCAAACAGTTCGAAGTTCAGGCAAACCACACCTCAACAATGACAACTTCAGTGCAAGAGATGGTACTGACTATTGGGGAGATATCAGAAAGTACATCGGTTGCCGCTGAAGGTGTTCATCAAGCGAAAATGAATGCCGATAAAGGTCGTGAAGTGGTGGTCGATACCATCAATAACATTACCCAGTTGTCTGAACGCCTTTCAAGTAGCCAAGATTCGATTAGTTCTTTGAATCACCATGTCGATCAAATTGGTAGTGCCGTTAACATTATCCAAGGTATTGCGGAACAAACTAACTTATTGGCACTGAACGCAGCCATCGAAGCCGCTCGTGCTGGTGAGCAAGGTCGTGGCTTCGCAGTTGTTGCGGATGAAGTCCGAGCTCTTGCAAGCAGAACGCATCAATCGACCACTGAAATCACCAGTGTAGTAACTGCAATCCAGAGCCAAATGAATGCTTCTATGACAGAGATTGGCGAGTGTAACCAACAAGGCCAGCTGACACTTAAAGATTCAGAAGAGCTGGATGCAAGCTTGCAACTGATCTTGAGTGATATGGAAAGCATTCAGGGCAACTCAGAACGCATTGCTTCAGCGATTGAGGAGCAGGGTGCTGTGATGGCGCAAGTGAGTGACTCGATCACTGAGTTGAATACTATCTCGAATGATAACAACGCTTCGGCGCAGCATTGCTTAGTTGAAGTCGATAAAGTAGCCGAGCAAGCGAACGATATGGATCAAGCGGTAGCGCAGTTCAAGACGTCGTAA